Proteins from a single region of Candidatus Fusobacterium pullicola:
- a CDS encoding glycosyltransferase, with protein sequence MIKISVIVPVYNTEKYLEKCLNSIMNQSFKDIEIIIINDCSTDNSLKVIKKFLSLDQRIILIDKEKNEGLSAARNSGIEKAKGEYILHIDGDDWIEKRYIEDIYMCAKKNRADIVITDFYEDFENKKVIYIHEKIENKNNEVDKEEALKNIFLMEACNAVWNKLIKREVYKKNKINHPEEIMLGEDLAVIPKLLYFSKKIIKINKAYYHYIQNPLSITKQYNSQKIFEIYKSLKINQNFFENKEIKLPINLLKVNHLSIWLFNVKYDLKNKEYIDILEDYIKLIKKLSIKDLKSIKNKKIKIIVIILKALNNKIVFILLWKINLLKKYCDTFYKKLLY encoded by the coding sequence GTGATTAAAATAAGTGTAATTGTACCTGTATATAATACAGAAAAATATTTAGAAAAATGTTTAAATAGTATAATGAATCAATCGTTTAAAGATATAGAAATAATTATTATAAATGATTGTTCTACAGATAACTCTTTGAAAGTGATAAAAAAATTTTTATCACTTGATCAAAGAATTATTTTAATCGATAAGGAAAAAAATGAAGGATTATCTGCTGCTAGAAATTCTGGAATTGAGAAGGCAAAAGGTGAATATATTTTACATATTGATGGTGATGATTGGATAGAAAAAAGATATATTGAAGATATATATATGTGTGCGAAAAAGAATCGAGCAGATATAGTTATTACAGATTTTTATGAGGATTTTGAAAATAAAAAAGTTATCTATATTCATGAAAAGATTGAAAATAAAAATAATGAAGTAGATAAAGAAGAAGCACTAAAAAATATTTTTTTAATGGAAGCTTGTAATGCTGTTTGGAATAAATTAATAAAAAGGGAAGTTTATAAAAAAAATAAAATAAATCATCCAGAAGAGATCATGTTAGGAGAAGATTTGGCAGTTATTCCTAAATTATTATATTTTTCTAAAAAAATAATAAAAATAAATAAAGCATACTATCATTATATTCAAAATCCTTTGAGTATAACAAAACAGTATAATTCCCAAAAAATATTTGAAATTTATAAAAGCTTGAAAATAAATCAAAATTTTTTTGAAAATAAAGAGATAAAATTACCAATAAATTTATTAAAAGTAAATCATCTTAGTATTTGGTTATTTAATGTAAAATATGATTTAAAAAATAAAGAATATATTGATATCTTAGAAGACTATATTAAATTAATAAAAAAATTAAGTATAAAAGATTTAAAAAGTATAAAAAATAAAAAAATAAAAATAATAGTTATTATTTTGAAAGCTCTAAATAACAAAATAGTTTTTATATTATTATGGAAAATAAATTTATTAAAAAAATATTGTGATACATTTTATAAAAAATTACTATATTAA
- a CDS encoding polysaccharide pyruvyl transferase family protein: MEIIKKIIKKITNITIDLLLSIAEKIEIKKFLSIYSKEEKILYLLTPNYSNLGDEAIIIGIEQILKEKFSDKLILEFSLEKYRRNKKIIEKLANKNDIIIIHGGGNFGNLYLEAEELRRDIVKRFFDNKIIVMPQSISFTNDIFGRREIKNSQNIYMRHNNFNIIARDEKSYEYGKKYFSNNKMYLAPDSVLYLEDFFSCFKSNQNREGIILTLRNDKEKILDDNIIKKLVTYFSEKNIKYLKTDTVISYPMNRETREYEVKNMLRKISSAKLNITDRFHGVIFSVITNTPVIVFKSLDHKIEEGVKWFKHLDWVHYVTTVEEAEKLIDKYMNSEYKVEKENYELKEKLKEVFFNI; the protein is encoded by the coding sequence ATGGAAATTATAAAAAAAATTATAAAAAAAATTACAAATATTACTATAGATTTATTATTGAGTATAGCTGAAAAAATAGAAATAAAAAAATTTTTAAGTATATATAGTAAAGAAGAAAAAATATTATATTTATTAACACCAAATTATTCGAATTTAGGAGATGAAGCTATAATTATTGGGATTGAACAAATTTTGAAAGAAAAGTTTAGTGACAAATTAATTTTAGAATTCTCATTAGAAAAATATAGAAGAAATAAAAAGATAATTGAAAAATTAGCAAATAAAAATGATATTATAATAATACATGGTGGAGGAAATTTTGGAAATTTATATTTAGAAGCTGAAGAGTTGAGAAGAGATATAGTAAAAAGATTTTTTGATAACAAGATAATTGTTATGCCTCAAAGTATATCATTTACAAATGATATATTTGGTAGAAGAGAAATAAAAAATAGCCAAAATATATATATGAGACATAATAATTTTAATATAATAGCTAGGGATGAAAAAAGTTATGAGTATGGAAAAAAATATTTTTCAAATAATAAGATGTATTTAGCTCCAGATAGTGTATTATATTTAGAAGATTTTTTTAGTTGTTTTAAAAGTAATCAAAATAGAGAAGGGATAATTTTAACTTTGAGAAATGATAAAGAAAAAATACTAGATGATAATATTATAAAGAAATTAGTTACTTATTTCTCTGAAAAAAATATAAAATATTTAAAAACAGATACAGTAATAAGTTACCCAATGAATAGAGAAACTAGAGAGTATGAAGTAAAAAATATGTTAAGAAAGATTTCATCAGCTAAATTAAATATAACTGATAGATTCCATGGTGTAATTTTTTCTGTAATTACCAATACTCCAGTAATTGTTTTTAAATCATTAGACCACAAAATAGAAGAGGGAGTAAAATGGTTTAAACATTTAGATTGGGTTCATTATGTTACAACAGTAGAAGAGGCAGAAAAGTTGATAGATAAGTACATGAATTCTGAATATAAAGTAGAAAAAGAAAATTATGAGTTAAAAGAGAAATTAAAAGAAGTATTTTTTAATA